The Bacteriovorax sp. Seq25_V genome includes a region encoding these proteins:
- the asnB gene encoding asparagine synthase B — translation MCGFLVVTGKVESSEKFEESFERISYRGPDQKAITQTLLGTTFGFHRLAIMDLTDRGSQPFKSKKDTTLVCNGEIYNHDKLRSDYIGRYDFVSDSDCEVIIPIFEEYGAKILLETLDGEFAFVLESDGKIFAGRDPIGIRPLFYGKSKIDGKIAFASEVKALKDLCTEIKPFPPGHYYEDGEIKEYFDVRKIEARAKEDLESVYKGIHDHLYEAVRKRLDSDAPVGFLLSGGLDSSLVCAIAAKIAKETTGKPITTFAVGIDTNPIDLKYAKIVADYLGTDHHEVIFTQEEIHEHLDELIYNLETWDITTIRASMGMSKVCQYVKEKTDIKVILTGEVSDELFGYKYTDFAPSPEEFQKEAKKRVHELYLYDVLRADRSISSHSLEARVPFSDKAFISYVTGIHPELKMNWSGQGKYLLRKAFDHSDYLPEEILFREKAAFSDAVGHDMVDWLKEMAEKKYTDTEFEERIRNYSHGVPFTKESLMYREIFEKHFRGLSKLLPDFWMPNREWENCDVKDPSARVLPNYGASGN, via the coding sequence ATGTGTGGTTTTTTGGTCGTTACAGGTAAGGTTGAGAGTTCTGAGAAGTTTGAAGAGTCGTTCGAGAGAATTAGTTATCGAGGCCCAGATCAAAAAGCAATTACACAAACATTACTAGGGACAACATTTGGTTTTCATCGTCTTGCCATTATGGATCTTACAGATAGGGGAAGCCAACCATTTAAATCAAAAAAAGACACGACACTGGTATGTAACGGTGAAATCTACAACCATGATAAATTAAGAAGTGACTACATCGGTCGCTATGATTTTGTTTCAGATTCTGATTGCGAAGTTATTATTCCAATCTTTGAAGAGTATGGAGCTAAAATATTATTAGAGACTCTTGATGGAGAATTCGCTTTTGTTCTTGAAAGTGATGGAAAGATTTTTGCGGGAAGAGATCCTATCGGGATTAGACCGTTATTTTATGGTAAATCAAAAATTGACGGTAAGATTGCATTTGCTTCTGAAGTTAAAGCACTTAAAGATCTATGTACAGAAATCAAGCCATTTCCTCCGGGCCATTACTATGAAGATGGAGAAATTAAAGAATACTTTGATGTGAGAAAGATTGAAGCAAGAGCAAAAGAGGATCTCGAGTCTGTTTATAAAGGCATTCATGATCATCTCTATGAGGCCGTAAGAAAGAGGCTTGATTCAGATGCTCCGGTTGGCTTCTTACTTAGTGGCGGGCTTGATTCATCACTTGTTTGTGCTATTGCTGCAAAAATTGCAAAAGAAACAACAGGAAAACCAATTACGACTTTTGCTGTTGGTATAGATACGAATCCAATTGATTTGAAGTATGCAAAAATCGTTGCCGATTATCTTGGAACTGATCATCACGAAGTAATCTTCACACAAGAAGAGATTCATGAGCATCTTGATGAGTTGATTTATAACCTTGAAACTTGGGATATTACGACTATTAGAGCATCGATGGGAATGTCTAAAGTATGCCAGTACGTTAAAGAGAAAACAGATATAAAAGTTATCCTTACTGGTGAAGTAAGTGATGAACTCTTTGGCTACAAGTATACCGATTTTGCACCTTCTCCTGAGGAATTTCAAAAAGAGGCTAAGAAAAGAGTACATGAACTTTATCTGTATGATGTACTAAGAGCGGATAGAAGTATTAGCTCACACTCTTTGGAAGCTCGCGTCCCATTTAGTGATAAGGCGTTTATTAGCTACGTAACAGGAATTCATCCTGAATTAAAAATGAACTGGAGTGGGCAAGGGAAGTATCTTCTAAGGAAAGCTTTTGATCATAGTGATTACCTTCCAGAGGAAATTCTATTTCGCGAGAAGGCTGCTTTTTCTGATGCTGTTGGACACGATATGGTTGACTGGTTAAAAGAGATGGCAGAGAAGAAATATACTGATACAGAATTTGAAGAAAGAATTAGAAATTACTCCCACGGGGTTCCATTTACAAAAGAATCTCTAATGTATCGTGAAATTTTTGAAAAACACTTCAGAGGTCTTTCAAAGCTTTTACCTGATTTCTGGATGCCAAATAGAGAATGGGAAAACTGTGATGTAAAGGACCCTTCGGCAAGAGTCCTTCCAAACTATGGAGCTAGTGGAAACTAG
- a CDS encoding O-methyltransferase, with protein MTTPISDIEKYCISKSTPPSPLAEDLANYTEAMHPLGHMVCGNLVVSFLSFIIKSHGVKSILELGTFTGFSSLAMAEALPEDGRITTIDKNKKINKFAQSYWEKSKSYSKITALFGDGKIVLDTLTEKYDLIFIDADKRGYLTYLEKSLNLLSENGIIIVDNVLWEGDVVKPFSETEDKSVQVMREFNDFVTAHDELEKVLLPLRDGLYLIRKK; from the coding sequence ATGACAACTCCAATTTCTGATATTGAAAAGTACTGTATTTCTAAATCGACTCCACCTTCACCACTCGCTGAGGACCTTGCAAATTACACAGAAGCAATGCATCCGCTCGGTCATATGGTTTGTGGAAATTTGGTGGTAAGTTTTCTCTCTTTTATAATTAAGAGTCATGGTGTGAAATCGATTCTAGAGCTTGGAACTTTCACAGGTTTTTCTTCGCTAGCGATGGCCGAAGCTTTACCTGAAGATGGAAGGATTACAACGATTGACAAGAATAAGAAAATTAACAAATTTGCTCAAAGCTATTGGGAGAAGTCGAAAAGTTATAGTAAGATCACTGCTCTTTTTGGTGATGGAAAAATTGTTCTTGATACACTCACAGAAAAGTATGACCTTATTTTTATCGATGCCGACAAACGAGGCTATCTAACATACCTCGAAAAATCTCTAAACCTGCTTTCAGAGAATGGAATCATCATTGTTGATAATGTTTTATGGGAAGGCGATGTCGTAAAACCATTTAGTGAAACAGAAGACAAATCTGTTCAGGTAATGAGGGAGTTCAATGACTTTGTTACGGCTCATGATGAGTTAGAAAAAGTTCTACTGCCGCTAAGAGATGGATTATACCTTATTCGAAAGAAGTAG
- a CDS encoding VTT domain-containing protein: MLLFLIFILLLIIISKVTGLTDDFTVATISNIFNDNILISSVLFILLFCIANIINIPGWIFLVSSVVTIGEVAGGTLTFIAAIISSIFSFLLVDYIGGDALLEIKNKYIKKTLSHINHSPIRSIIILRLIFQTFPPLNYGLALSGVRFREYLIGTLIGLPLPIFTVVYFFDLIFKAYKNL, from the coding sequence TTGTTATTATTTTTAATTTTTATTCTGCTATTGATTATCATCAGCAAAGTAACCGGTCTTACTGATGACTTCACTGTCGCAACCATTTCAAATATATTTAATGATAATATTTTAATCAGTTCTGTTCTTTTTATACTACTATTTTGCATCGCAAATATAATCAATATTCCTGGCTGGATTTTTCTAGTCTCTTCAGTCGTTACAATAGGAGAAGTTGCGGGCGGAACGTTAACATTTATAGCAGCTATCATTTCATCTATTTTTAGTTTTCTTCTTGTCGACTATATTGGAGGTGATGCTCTTTTAGAAATAAAAAATAAGTATATCAAAAAGACCTTATCCCACATTAATCACTCTCCTATTAGAAGTATCATTATCTTACGTCTTATCTTTCAAACATTTCCACCTTTAAATTATGGACTGGCCCTTAGTGGTGTGCGCTTTAGAGAGTACCTAATTGGTACTTTAATTGGCCTACCACTTCCAATATTTACGGTCGTTTACTTCTTTGATTTAATATTTAAAGCTTACAAAAATTTATAA
- a CDS encoding Bax inhibitor-1/YccA family protein — protein sequence MSQGNILRSEQSIAEETARFMSGVYKWMSFGILLTGFISYYIASSPNLIMAIVTNKILFYGLIIAQLGAVFYLSLMVKKISAMTATLVYLLYASLTGVTLSTIFLVYTQDSISNAFFVTCFSFAGLSAFGYVTKKDLGPIGTFCHMGLWGLIGFGLLSMFFPSMFGSSLQMVYSICGIVIFAGLTAYDTQKIKSMNIIGNEGTEEDHKETIIGALTLYLDFINLFLMILRLMGNRRK from the coding sequence ATGTCACAAGGAAATATTTTAAGATCTGAGCAAAGTATCGCAGAAGAAACTGCAAGATTCATGAGTGGTGTCTATAAGTGGATGTCATTTGGAATCTTACTAACTGGATTTATTTCATATTACATTGCTTCATCACCCAATCTGATTATGGCCATCGTCACAAATAAGATTTTATTCTATGGTCTTATTATCGCACAACTCGGAGCAGTGTTTTATCTTTCACTAATGGTCAAGAAAATTTCTGCAATGACTGCAACTCTTGTATATCTACTTTATGCCTCACTGACAGGGGTAACTCTTTCGACAATTTTTCTAGTGTATACGCAAGATAGTATTTCGAATGCATTTTTTGTAACTTGTTTTAGTTTTGCAGGATTAAGTGCATTTGGATATGTAACAAAGAAAGATTTAGGCCCGATTGGAACTTTTTGTCATATGGGACTTTGGGGACTAATTGGATTTGGTCTATTGAGTATGTTCTTTCCATCAATGTTTGGAAGTTCATTGCAAATGGTTTACAGCATTTGTGGAATTGTTATTTTCGCAGGTCTGACAGCTTATGATACTCAAAAAATTAAGAGTATGAATATAATAGGGAATGAAGGAACTGAAGAAGATCACAAAGAGACAATAATTGGTGCACTTACTCTTTATCTTGATTTTATAAATTTATTTTTAATGATTCTAAGATTGATGGGAAATAGAAGGAAATAA
- a CDS encoding mechanosensitive ion channel family protein: MNFFNQNTLAEQALAAGKTYGLIGLKAILLFLIGLKVIKFLHKMLDKAMVKKNVEPSLRSFINSGFDITLRAALIIAVIGMLGVQTTSLIAIFGAAGLAVGIALKDTLSNFAGGVMILLFKPFKVGDFIEAQGFAGTVKSINVFNSVLHTGDRKTIILPNGPLSSGSIVNISREPVRRVDMTFGIGYGDDLKLAKDTLRELTESDERILKDPKTDIFVSNLGASSVDFVVRAFVKAENYWPVFFDMQEKVKLTFDSKGISIPYPQQDVHVYQVKQ; the protein is encoded by the coding sequence ATGAATTTTTTTAATCAAAACACTTTGGCAGAACAAGCGCTTGCCGCAGGTAAAACTTATGGATTAATTGGCTTAAAAGCAATTCTTCTTTTTCTTATCGGACTTAAAGTTATTAAATTTTTACACAAGATGCTTGATAAGGCGATGGTTAAGAAAAATGTTGAACCATCACTTCGTTCATTCATCAACTCCGGTTTTGACATCACTCTGAGAGCTGCCCTAATTATTGCTGTTATTGGAATGCTCGGTGTACAAACAACAAGTCTTATCGCAATCTTTGGTGCCGCAGGTCTTGCTGTTGGTATCGCCCTTAAAGATACGTTATCTAACTTCGCAGGAGGAGTCATGATTCTTCTCTTTAAGCCATTCAAAGTTGGTGACTTTATTGAAGCACAAGGATTTGCAGGAACAGTAAAATCAATTAATGTTTTTAATTCTGTCCTCCACACGGGAGATAGGAAAACAATTATCCTGCCAAATGGTCCACTCTCAAGTGGTTCAATTGTAAATATCTCGCGCGAACCAGTTAGAAGAGTTGATATGACTTTTGGAATTGGGTATGGAGATGATCTCAAACTAGCAAAGGATACTCTAAGAGAACTTACAGAGAGTGATGAAAGAATTCTAAAAGATCCAAAAACAGATATCTTTGTTTCTAACCTTGGTGCAAGCTCAGTTGATTTCGTTGTAAGAGCATTTGTTAAAGCAGAAAATTATTGGCCAGTATTTTTTGATATGCAGGAAAAAGTTAAGTTAACTTTTGATAGCAAAGGAATTTCGATTCCATACCCACAGCAAGATGTTCACGTTTATCAAGTAAAACAATAA
- a CDS encoding ABC transporter substrate-binding protein codes for MIKINILLLLLIITQSQLLAQEIKVLAPDIAGTFNNFSNKSDFNKSQSTHDLGREGRIVHEIFGCMGKKLVFIVAPYGRHVKWFEEDTNFDAVATVSPDTQSKYFSSAPHIKYTNGVSTLYSLKKDIHTLDDLKGLRVISFVGASSMLPKLKEAIPTFKSYVEKSSQELHSKMLLKSRVDAVISDGIIFASHTKKLQQDNPKEQAYFSPVKFSPIFDSTNFHMVFKDKNNQQLFNSCLLKLTNNGRLDKINTAFLLEQIMNI; via the coding sequence ATGATAAAGATCAATATACTTTTACTACTGCTTATTATAACCCAGAGTCAACTACTTGCTCAGGAAATTAAAGTACTTGCACCAGATATAGCAGGAACATTCAATAACTTCTCCAATAAAAGCGACTTCAATAAATCACAATCGACACACGACCTAGGTCGAGAAGGACGAATTGTGCATGAAATCTTTGGTTGTATGGGTAAAAAACTAGTATTTATCGTAGCTCCCTATGGAAGACATGTGAAATGGTTCGAGGAAGATACAAATTTCGATGCTGTCGCAACAGTTAGCCCCGATACTCAATCAAAGTATTTTTCAAGCGCTCCGCATATCAAATACACGAATGGTGTCTCGACGCTTTACTCTCTTAAAAAAGATATCCATACACTAGACGACTTAAAAGGACTTCGAGTTATCTCATTTGTTGGCGCTTCATCAATGCTACCAAAACTGAAAGAAGCAATCCCAACATTTAAAAGTTATGTTGAAAAATCTAGTCAAGAACTTCATTCGAAAATGCTTCTAAAGTCGAGAGTGGATGCTGTTATTAGCGACGGTATAATTTTTGCTTCTCACACAAAGAAACTTCAGCAGGATAATCCCAAAGAGCAAGCCTACTTTTCTCCGGTTAAATTTAGTCCTATTTTCGACTCAACTAATTTTCACATGGTCTTTAAAGATAAGAATAACCAACAACTCTTCAACAGTTGTTTACTGAAATTAACTAATAATGGTAGGCTAGATAAAATTAATACGGCCTTTCTATTAGAACAGATCATGAATATTTGA
- a CDS encoding Na+/H+ antiporter NhaC family protein has protein sequence MVKNVVAKLSILPLLVFIAIYLGTGLYYQAQGIEYAFYQLPSPIAIIPAIVVAFIVTRRSVSSSVDIFTKGVSDNNIITMCLIYLLAGAFSSVASASGGVDAVVSAGLSIIPSSFILPGLFIISSIVSTAMGTSMGTIGAIAPIALAVATKAGFDLPLTAGVVLSGAMFGDNLSFISDTTIAATKTQGCEMKDKFKENFKVSMIAGMIVFILLIFLSPTPQQIEIKEYNILLVIPYFAILVLALMGLNVFVVLFFGIILAGVIGMTQGYGGAAFLQDAYKGFTSMQEIFILSMLIGGLSEFIRVDGGLDYITSKIQSFTNFVAKWNRGLADQLGIILLAIISNICIANNTVAIIVVGPIAKQLAKDGDIEPKRSASLLDIFACVIQGLLPYGAQALLLGATFKISPLSVAFSSYYCVILAIVAVTMIIFSKRNKV, from the coding sequence ATTGTGAAGAATGTTGTCGCAAAATTGTCGATACTGCCACTGTTGGTATTTATTGCTATATATCTTGGAACAGGCCTTTATTATCAGGCACAGGGCATCGAATACGCCTTTTATCAATTGCCGTCACCCATTGCTATTATTCCAGCGATAGTTGTCGCTTTTATTGTTACGCGACGTTCGGTTTCAAGTTCTGTAGATATATTCACAAAAGGGGTGAGTGACAACAATATTATTACCATGTGTCTAATCTACTTACTGGCCGGTGCATTCTCAAGCGTTGCAAGTGCCAGTGGTGGAGTGGATGCTGTGGTCAGCGCTGGTCTCTCAATTATTCCAAGTTCCTTTATACTTCCTGGACTTTTTATCATCTCCTCAATAGTTTCAACTGCAATGGGAACGTCGATGGGAACAATTGGGGCCATCGCACCAATTGCTCTTGCTGTTGCCACAAAGGCAGGATTTGATCTTCCTTTGACTGCTGGGGTTGTTCTCTCTGGAGCAATGTTTGGTGATAATCTTTCATTTATTTCTGATACAACGATTGCAGCGACAAAAACTCAAGGTTGTGAGATGAAAGATAAGTTCAAGGAGAACTTTAAAGTTTCAATGATTGCCGGAATGATTGTATTCATTCTCTTGATTTTTCTTTCTCCTACTCCACAGCAAATTGAGATTAAGGAATATAATATTCTTCTCGTGATTCCTTACTTTGCGATTCTTGTTCTTGCTCTGATGGGTCTCAATGTTTTTGTTGTGTTGTTTTTTGGAATAATTCTTGCTGGTGTTATTGGAATGACACAAGGTTATGGAGGGGCAGCATTCTTGCAAGATGCATATAAGGGATTCACCAGCATGCAGGAGATCTTTATTCTATCGATGCTAATTGGAGGACTCTCTGAATTTATTAGAGTGGATGGTGGGCTTGATTATATAACTTCCAAAATTCAATCCTTCACTAACTTTGTTGCAAAATGGAATAGAGGGCTTGCTGACCAACTTGGTATTATTTTGTTGGCGATAATATCTAATATCTGTATTGCAAACAATACCGTTGCAATTATTGTGGTTGGACCAATTGCTAAGCAACTGGCTAAGGATGGAGATATTGAGCCGAAGCGTAGTGCGAGCTTACTTGATATCTTCGCTTGTGTGATCCAAGGATTATTGCCATATGGTGCACAGGCACTACTTCTTGGTGCAACATTTAAGATTTCTCCGCTATCAGTAGCATTCTCTTCATATTATTGTGTAATACTTGCTATCGTTGCAGTGACAATGATCATTTTTTCGAAACGAAATAAAGTTTAA
- a CDS encoding EutP/PduV family microcompartment system protein, whose amino-acid sequence MKKVIIIGTTGSGKTTLASQIANTLKIKHIQLDQLFWKPHWGESTDDEFFEKIKKEIENGNWVIDGNYKRTNHLTWHQADTVIWIDLPKWLTLYQNFTRSLIRALKKENLWGHEGINESFRRMFSKDSVTLWMFKTYDSNRIEYFKRMQNPEYQNINFIHLKSRKEIRNFVSNLSHSQYN is encoded by the coding sequence ATGAAGAAAGTAATCATCATCGGAACGACTGGAAGCGGGAAAACAACTCTCGCTTCTCAAATCGCTAATACTCTCAAAATCAAGCACATTCAGCTTGATCAGCTTTTCTGGAAGCCACACTGGGGTGAATCAACCGATGATGAGTTCTTTGAAAAGATTAAAAAAGAAATTGAAAATGGAAATTGGGTCATTGATGGTAATTACAAAAGAACGAATCATTTAACATGGCATCAAGCAGATACCGTTATTTGGATTGATCTTCCAAAATGGTTAACACTCTATCAAAACTTCACGCGCTCGTTAATTCGAGCGCTGAAAAAAGAAAACCTCTGGGGGCATGAGGGTATCAACGAATCATTTAGACGAATGTTTTCAAAAGATTCTGTGACCTTATGGATGTTTAAAACTTATGATAGTAATCGCATTGAATACTTCAAAAGAATGCAAAATCCAGAGTATCAAAATATTAATTTCATTCATTTAAAATCAAGAAAAGAGATAAGGAATTTTGTGAGTAACCTTAGTCACTCACAATATAATTAA
- a CDS encoding dienelactone hydrolase family protein codes for MKALLVLMISLLAYSKNITYTVGGNDYEGYIINQGKNAPTVLIIHDWDGITDYEIKRAQMFKELGYSVFAADMYGKGIRPAEIPERKKMTKSLYDNRIKMRELLNEAINEAQKQGLNTKQMIAVGYCFGGTSVLELARSGKKLTGFVSFHGGLETPEGQSYKGATAPITIFHGTADTAVTMDHFANIAKEMEENNVPHEMITYSGAPHAFSVFGSERYRKDADMKSWKRLTEILKEQFKK; via the coding sequence ATGAAAGCCCTGCTTGTTTTAATGATTTCTCTCTTAGCCTACTCTAAAAATATTACTTACACAGTCGGTGGAAATGATTACGAAGGTTACATTATTAACCAAGGTAAGAATGCTCCGACAGTCTTAATTATACATGACTGGGATGGTATTACTGACTACGAAATCAAGCGCGCACAAATGTTTAAAGAGCTTGGATATTCAGTATTTGCTGCAGATATGTATGGAAAAGGAATACGTCCTGCCGAAATTCCAGAAAGAAAAAAAATGACCAAGAGCCTTTATGATAATCGTATCAAAATGAGAGAACTTTTAAATGAGGCAATTAACGAAGCTCAAAAACAAGGTCTTAATACAAAACAAATGATTGCCGTTGGCTATTGTTTTGGTGGTACTTCGGTTTTAGAACTTGCAAGATCAGGAAAGAAGCTCACTGGCTTCGTAAGCTTTCACGGAGGACTAGAAACGCCAGAGGGACAAAGCTATAAGGGAGCTACTGCTCCTATTACAATTTTTCATGGCACAGCAGATACAGCCGTAACAATGGATCACTTTGCAAATATTGCAAAAGAAATGGAAGAAAATAATGTTCCTCACGAAATGATCACATACTCAGGTGCTCCACACGCCTTCTCTGTATTTGGGAGTGAACGTTATAGAAAAGATGCAGACATGAAATCATGGAAAAGACTTACAGAAATCTTAAAAGAACAATTTAAAAAATAA
- a CDS encoding YdiU family protein, whose protein sequence is MIKFNNSYTKLPEQFYGAATPSAAVMPRLIAVNDSLAKFLNIDLSSYSQDDLTGIFSGKLIPSGAEPIALAYSGHQFGHFNPTMGDGRAILIGEVIGSDGLQYDIQLKGSGKTPYSKRGDGRSWLGPVLREYVVSEAMYSLGIPTTRALGAAETGEDVYREDVLPGGVFTRVARSHIRVGTFEHFASRGDIQNLKILCDYAINRHDSDLNDHADKYNIFFDRIFKRKLDLVSKWMGVGFIHGVMNTDNTSISGETLDFGPCAFMDHFSYNKVFSSIDTHGRYAYSNQGRIAVWNLSVLANALFPLLQREGESQEEAVKRLESAFDDYSKYYDSKWLEVMGKKLGLFNATESDRPLIGQFLNYLEEHNQDFTNIFRSLNTLEFVDKEFEKEWLLRLDLQEKTQEEAISLMNSVNPYVIPRNHQIEKMIRLAVDGDYTLFEKLLKVLQNPYEENVSNLKFTLPPNNDEVVKRTFCGT, encoded by the coding sequence ATGATAAAATTTAACAATTCCTATACAAAACTTCCTGAACAATTTTACGGTGCGGCAACTCCGAGTGCAGCAGTAATGCCTAGGCTTATCGCTGTTAATGATTCACTTGCGAAGTTCTTGAATATTGATCTCTCAAGTTATTCTCAAGATGATTTAACTGGAATCTTTTCCGGTAAATTGATTCCAAGTGGGGCAGAGCCTATCGCTCTGGCTTACTCGGGTCATCAATTTGGTCATTTTAATCCAACGATGGGTGATGGGCGTGCAATATTAATTGGCGAAGTGATAGGAAGTGATGGGCTTCAGTATGACATTCAACTTAAGGGAAGTGGTAAAACGCCATATTCAAAAAGAGGTGATGGACGTTCTTGGCTAGGTCCAGTCCTTCGAGAGTATGTTGTCAGTGAAGCAATGTATTCTTTAGGGATTCCGACAACAAGAGCACTTGGGGCAGCGGAGACTGGTGAAGATGTCTATAGAGAAGATGTACTACCTGGTGGAGTTTTTACACGAGTGGCGAGAAGTCATATTCGTGTTGGCACATTTGAGCATTTTGCTTCACGTGGAGATATTCAGAATTTAAAAATTCTGTGTGATTATGCAATTAATCGTCACGATTCTGACCTAAACGATCATGCAGATAAGTATAATATTTTCTTTGATCGCATATTTAAGAGAAAGTTAGATCTCGTCTCAAAGTGGATGGGGGTAGGTTTTATTCATGGAGTCATGAATACTGATAATACATCCATCTCAGGAGAAACTCTTGATTTTGGTCCTTGTGCATTTATGGATCACTTTTCTTACAATAAGGTTTTTAGCTCAATTGATACTCATGGAAGATATGCCTATTCTAATCAAGGACGTATTGCCGTTTGGAATTTATCAGTACTTGCAAATGCGCTTTTTCCACTTCTCCAAAGAGAGGGAGAGTCTCAGGAAGAAGCAGTGAAGAGACTTGAATCAGCCTTTGACGATTATAGTAAATACTATGATTCTAAGTGGCTTGAGGTAATGGGAAAAAAGCTTGGTCTTTTCAATGCCACAGAATCTGATCGACCGCTTATAGGTCAGTTTTTAAATTACCTCGAAGAGCATAACCAGGATTTCACAAATATTTTTAGATCATTAAATACTCTAGAGTTTGTTGACAAAGAATTTGAGAAGGAATGGCTTCTTCGTCTCGATTTACAGGAAAAGACGCAAGAAGAAGCAATTTCATTGATGAACTCAGTTAATCCTTATGTGATTCCAAGAAATCATCAGATAGAAAAAATGATCAGGCTTGCCGTTGATGGTGACTACACACTTTTTGAAAAACTTCTAAAAGTATTACAAAATCCATATGAGGAGAATGTATCAAATCTTAAGTTTACTCTACCTCCAAATAATGACGAAGTGGTGAAGAGAACATTCTGTGGAACCTGA
- a CDS encoding transporter substrate-binding domain-containing protein, protein MKVIILTILLFCQSSYASKQLKISFGETLQPWVSLDGGILLDIIKETLSKEGYELVFSFDPYARRILSYKNNEVDIVSDINKKVIKEHDLKGYFSNNFYAYENYAISLRERKLDISSIDELKKYSLLSWQGASTRMGSEYAKMVKENIQYAETHDQKKQVLLLFNKRYDFIQMDKQIFNYYRELLIKEGKISKNTLFDMKPLFGKSKNGFMFKDEKIRNIFINNLKKLKNNFLVNDAIFYDEIN, encoded by the coding sequence ATGAAAGTTATCATCCTTACTATTTTATTGTTCTGTCAAAGCTCATATGCTTCAAAACAATTGAAGATATCATTTGGGGAAACACTGCAACCATGGGTTAGTCTTGATGGCGGCATACTTCTCGACATCATCAAGGAAACATTATCAAAAGAGGGTTACGAATTAGTTTTTTCTTTTGATCCATACGCCAGAAGAATATTAAGCTACAAAAACAATGAGGTTGATATTGTTTCAGATATTAATAAAAAAGTTATTAAGGAGCATGATCTTAAAGGCTACTTTTCTAACAATTTCTACGCCTATGAAAATTACGCTATCTCCTTAAGAGAGAGAAAACTTGATATTTCATCAATTGATGAATTAAAAAAGTACTCACTTTTATCTTGGCAAGGTGCTTCGACACGAATGGGTAGTGAATATGCAAAAATGGTGAAAGAGAATATTCAATACGCAGAAACACATGATCAAAAAAAACAAGTCCTTTTACTCTTCAACAAGCGCTATGATTTTATTCAAATGGATAAACAAATTTTCAACTATTATCGTGAATTATTAATAAAAGAAGGGAAAATTTCTAAGAATACCTTATTTGACATGAAACCACTATTTGGCAAGAGTAAGAACGGCTTTATGTTTAAAGACGAAAAAATCAGAAATATTTTCATTAATAATTTGAAAAAGCTAAAGAATAACTTTCTTGTTAATGACGCCATTTTCTATGATGAAATAAACTAA
- a CDS encoding GNAT family N-acetyltransferase has product MKGKKIMTENSKVVLRKLDTKYIDEYFEMINSLEVHEMTEPNTLFKPFSYEEIKDWLDCLEGKDNRKDFAIVLEDIETFVGEVVLNEIKDKCCNLRIALLPIFFNKGYGTQAIKLAIQYATNELNLERIELDVYNINQRGIRVYKKCGFEEVSKIKISDDLYEIRMSLEKV; this is encoded by the coding sequence TTGAAAGGTAAAAAAATAATGACTGAAAATAGTAAAGTGGTTTTAAGAAAATTAGACACAAAATATATTGATGAATATTTTGAAATGATAAATAGTCTAGAAGTTCATGAGATGACAGAACCAAACACTCTTTTTAAACCTTTTTCCTATGAAGAAATAAAAGACTGGCTTGATTGTTTAGAAGGGAAAGATAATCGGAAAGATTTCGCAATTGTACTCGAAGATATTGAAACGTTTGTAGGGGAAGTTGTGTTGAATGAAATTAAGGATAAATGTTGTAATCTTCGAATTGCTCTTTTGCCAATTTTTTTTAATAAGGGATATGGTACTCAGGCGATTAAATTGGCCATACAATATGCTACTAATGAATTGAATTTAGAGCGTATAGAGTTAGATGTTTATAATATTAATCAAAGAGGTATTAGAGTATATAAAAAATGTGGTTTTGAAGAAGTTTCAAAGATAAAAATATCAGATGACCTATACGAAATTCGAATGAGTTTAGAAAAAGTGTAG